A stretch of the Aphis gossypii isolate Hap1 chromosome 2, ASM2018417v2, whole genome shotgun sequence genome encodes the following:
- the LOC114119886 gene encoding uncharacterized protein LOC114119886 isoform X5 gives MAGVNNVSTYDNAPEHSNNIVEQTNKADDSDDKDDSLQNVIDSELSKRFNESETPANRVKYSVDIMLTAESIHSDSVRQSNNMEHVDLKSLKSNEYQVQKDTSELLLLTEKQHTEETSDTGLGSEIVLESEQDIDNDGPLSDTMSSGFEDGITKEAIDQDPSRAELEEPRVFTRPLPVDETDNVTELVFDTWTTVDEVVGLEIKKNESNGYEENSPIEITTVSLNQDCFDINTPAITNNFTEVVSETTTERKTVKKKSSATGGEASTTVVKTKKTKKSKKSDEKENISVNLNGHLTNEMKYSQCDDYIVEEDDLSNVCVRDLKSSFGKFDQLEKKIILQQRSPTESEKIDSKQNGVIRPEVNSVCKSCEKTVYAMEQIKAERQVWHKNCFRCTTCNKQLTLDIYSSHEGILYCKPHFKELFKPKVVVEDEEPIRRKKPEMIIRENQPLELPPDVVRASDKPDLGLEELSSLNVKSRFQAFENATTNGNSHMEKSPVSVKRSPSILSKLAKFQSKGMDVGVSNEDLNGAFFEPSSSSDSEDEDPGNDVLKNSISKEKPMSFDKMESVKRNWEMRREEMKEEHKQEIQNIRSKLFAGKQGKMKQMYEQAVAESERTGIKRDININKSDKAKVIKEKFERGEIINAENSDVDENNVNGSVNDDEDEMSVFEAGISKKSRSLFMELDANAVKTKQAAPIVNTKKEYIPMKKVTPVYNRQVSDDVVKCSDRIEDVSVETAEVSSKFKFFETYKPPAVIKKQFRITPPREGQIKGESPERDIYRDPNVVRSEDPIDETAELVKSNTTAKMLSLFRQMEVARPAVPEGLKPLKRFTPPPPDLKESETESESDDDVSGEDDSDEEESSSSETNGDVVKSSLKVEDEFLKNSQSAVMAKSLKDKFEHWEPDKHSMNNAVTMLDSEQESIESTKSLRARFESLKGDRPADKPKPKVNRFVQDPDSHATALCESCEKKVYPLEKVEIEGRPFHRSCFRCTQCQCVLRMDTFTWNKNRLYCLPHFKRLFISKGNYDEGFGDDQHKKKWENGHMQQALQVAAVTADTATN, from the exons ATGGCGGGCGTCAATAACGTAAGTACATATGATAATGCACCAGAACATTCCAATAACATAGTTGAGCAAACTAACAAGGCTGATGATTCAGACGACAAAGACGATTCGTTGCAAAATGTCATTGACAGTGAGCTGTCCAAACGTTTTAACGAAAGTGAAACTCCAGCCAATCGTGTTAAATATAGTGTAGACATAATGCTAACAGCAGAATCAATTCATAGTGACAGTGTTAGACAGTCCAATAACATGGAACATGTAGACCTTAAGTCCTTAAAATCAAACGAATACCAAGTTCAAAAAGACACCAGTGAGCTTTTACTGTTAACAGAAAAACAACATACAGAAGAGACAAGTGATACGGGTCTCGGTTCTGAAATCGTTTTAGAATCGGAACAAGATATTGATAATGATGGTCCATTATCTGATACTATGAGTAGCGGATTCGAAGATGGTATTACGAAGGAGGCTATAGACCAGGATCCTTCTCGTGCAGAATTAGAGGAGCCTCGTGTATTTACTAGACCCCTACCGGTTGACGAGACGGATAATGTAACTGAATTGGTATTTGATACTTGGACTACAGTTGATGAAGTTGTgggattagaaattaaaaaaaacgaatCAAATGGTTATGAAGAAAATTCGCCCATCGAAATCACTACTGTTAGCCTTAACCAAGattgttttgatattaatacacCAGCCATAACTAACAATTTT ACCGAGGTAGTGTCGGAAACGACAACCGAACGCAAAACAGTGAAGAAAAAGTCGTCTGCTACCGGTGGTGAGGCGTCTACCACGGTTGTCAAAACCAAAAAGACCAAAAAGTCGAAAAAATCagatgaaaaagaaaatatatctgta AATTTAAATGGCCATTTGacaaatgaaatgaaatataGTCAGTGTGACGATTATATTGTCGAGGAAGATGACTTATCTAACGTATGCGTTCGAGACCTC aaatcAAGTTTTGGGAAATTTGATcagttggaaaaaaaaattatccttcAACAGAGATCTCCTACAGAATCTGAAAAAATCGACTCTAAACAA aatggtGTTATACGTCCCGAAGTTAATTCTGTATGTAAATCATGTGAGAAGACTGTGTATGCTATGGAACAAATAAAAGCGGAACGCCAGGTTTGGCACAAGAACTGTTTTCGGTGTACAACATGCAATAAACAGCTAAC ACTCGATATTTATAGTAGCCACGAAGGTATATTGTACTGTAAACCGCATTTCAAGGAGTTATTTAAGCCTAAAGTAGTAGTAGAAGACGAAGAACCAA TTAGACGCAAGAAACCAGAAATGATAATACGTGAAAATCAGCCCTTGGAATTACCACCAGACGTGGTTAGAG caAGTGATAAACCGGATTTGGGCTTAGAAGAATTGAGTTCTTTAAACGTGAAATCCCGTTTTCAAGCTTTTGAAAATGCTACCACCAATGGTAACAGCCATATGGAAAAATCTCCAGTCAGTGTTAAACGTTCACCAAGTATATTGAGTAAATTAGctaa atttcaaTCTAAAGGAATGGATGTAGGAGTTTCCAATGAAGATCTGAATGGCGCATTCTTTGAGCCTTCGTCAAGCAGTGACAGCGAAGATGAAGATCCTGGAAATGATGTGttgaaaaatagtatttctAAAGAAAAACCAATGAGTTTTGACAAAATGGAGTCTGTTAAACGTAACTGGGAAATGCGCCGAGAAGAAATGAAAGAGGAACATAAACaagaaatacaaaacattaggTCTAAATTATTTGCG ggtaAACAAggaaaaatgaaacaaatgtATGAACAAGCTGTGGCTGAAAGTGAACGTACTGGTATTAAAagagatataaatattaacaaatctGACAAAGCCAAAGTAATTAAAGAAAAGTTTGAAAGgggtgaaataataaatgctgAAAATAGTGATGTTGATGAAAACAATGTTAATGGTTCAGTAAATGACGATGAAGATGAAATGAGTGTTTTTGAAgctg gaatCTCCAAAAAGTCTCGAAGTTTGTTCATGGAATTGGATGCTAATGCTGTAAAGACTAAACAAGCTGCACCAATTGTGAATACTAAAAAAGAGTATATTCCTATGAAAAAG GTTACACCGGTATACAATCGTCAAGTGTCTGATGATGTGGTCAAATGCAGTGACCGCATCGAGGACGTTTCAGTGGAAACAGCTGAAGTTTcttcaaagtttaaattttttgaaacatacAAGCCTCCTGCTGTCATTAAGAAACAGTTCCGAATTACACCCCCACGAGAAGGCCAAATTAAG ggaGAATCTCCAGAACGTGATATTTACCGCGATCCTAATGTAGTACGCAGTGAAGACCCAATTGATGAGACAGCAGAACTAGTCAAAAGTAATACTACTGCTAAGATGTTGTCCTTATTTAGACAAATGGAAGTTGCCAGACCAGCTGTACCTGAAGGTCTCAAACCACTTAAACGCTTTACTCCTCCACCACCAGACCTTAAAGAATCGGAAACAGAATCGGAGTCTGATGACGATGTGAGTGGTGAAGATGACAGTGATGAAGAAGAGTCTTCGAGTAGTGAAACCAATGGTGATGTTGTAAAATCATCTCTAAAGGTTGAAgatgaatttttgaaaaat TCTCAAAGTGCAGTAATGGCCAAGTCATTAAAAGATAAGTTTGAACATTGGGAACCTGACAAGCATTCTATGAATAATGCTGTTACAATGCTTGATTCTGAACAAGAAAGCATTGAATCAACTAAATCTTTACGTGCTCGTTTTGAATCTCTGAAAGGTGACCGTCCAGCTGATAAGCCAAAACCGAAAGTTAACAGATTCGTG CAAGATCCCGATAGCCACGCAACCGCGCTGTGCGAATCATGCGAGAAGAAAGTCTATCCTCTGGAAAAGGTCGAAATCGAAGGCAGGCCGTTCCACCGTTCATGCTTTAGGTGCACGCAATGTCAGTGCGTTTTGAG AATGGACACGTTCACATGGAATAAAAACCGTCTGTATTGTCTACCACATTTCAAGCGGCTGTTCATATCCAAAGGAAATTACGACGAAGGATTCGGCGATGATCAACACAAAAAGAAATGGGAAAACGGACATATGCAACAGGCCCTCCAAGTTGCCGCTGTCACCGCCGACACGGCaactaattaa
- the LOC114119886 gene encoding uncharacterized protein LOC114119886 isoform X6, producing the protein MAGVNNVSTYDNAPEHSNNIVEQTNKADDSDDKDDSLQNVIDSELSKRFNESETPANRVKYSVDIMLTAESIHSDSVRQSNNMEHVDLKSLKSNEYQVQKDTSELLLLTEKQHTEETSDTGLGSEIVLESEQDIDNDGPLSDTMSSGFEDGITKEAIDQDPSRAELEEPRVFTRPLPVDETDNVTELVFDTWTTVDEVVGLEIKKNESNGYEENSPIEITTVSLNQDCFDINTPAITNNFTEVVSETTTERKTVKKKSSATGGEASTTVVKTKKTKKSKKSDEKENISVNLNGHLTNEMKYSQCDDYIVEEDDLSNVCVRDLKKSYCDEANRKSSSVIIPEEPVPASIPIDELKRNFVGAIKKQPSGCENGMINGCSKSSFGKFDQLEKKIILQQRSPTESEKIDSKQNGVIRPEVNSVCKSCEKTVYAMEQIKAERQVWHKNCFRCTTCNKQLTLDIYSSHEGILYCKPHFKELFKPKVVVEDEEPIRRKKPEMIIRENQPLELPPDVVRASDKPDLGLEELSSLNVKSRFQAFENATTNGNSHMEKSPVSVKRSPSILSKLAKFQSKGMDVGVSNEDLNGAFFEPSSSSDSEDEDPGNDVLKNSISKEKPMSFDKMESVKRNWEMRREEMKEEHKQEIQNIRSKLFAGKQGKMKQMYEQAVAESERTGIKRDININKSDKAKVIKEKFERGEIINAENSDVDENNVNGSVNDDEDEMSVFEAGISKKSRSLFMELDANAVKTKQAAPIVNTKKEYIPMKKGESPERDIYRDPNVVRSEDPIDETAELVKSNTTAKMLSLFRQMEVARPAVPEGLKPLKRFTPPPPDLKESETESESDDDVSGEDDSDEEESSSSETNGDVVKSSLKVEDEFLKNSQSAVMAKSLKDKFEHWEPDKHSMNNAVTMLDSEQESIESTKSLRARFESLKGDRPADKPKPKVNRFVQDPDSHATALCESCEKKVYPLEKVEIEGRPFHRSCFRCTQCQCVLRMDTFTWNKNRLYCLPHFKRLFISKGNYDEGFGDDQHKKKWENGHMQQALQVAAVTADTATN; encoded by the exons ATGGCGGGCGTCAATAACGTAAGTACATATGATAATGCACCAGAACATTCCAATAACATAGTTGAGCAAACTAACAAGGCTGATGATTCAGACGACAAAGACGATTCGTTGCAAAATGTCATTGACAGTGAGCTGTCCAAACGTTTTAACGAAAGTGAAACTCCAGCCAATCGTGTTAAATATAGTGTAGACATAATGCTAACAGCAGAATCAATTCATAGTGACAGTGTTAGACAGTCCAATAACATGGAACATGTAGACCTTAAGTCCTTAAAATCAAACGAATACCAAGTTCAAAAAGACACCAGTGAGCTTTTACTGTTAACAGAAAAACAACATACAGAAGAGACAAGTGATACGGGTCTCGGTTCTGAAATCGTTTTAGAATCGGAACAAGATATTGATAATGATGGTCCATTATCTGATACTATGAGTAGCGGATTCGAAGATGGTATTACGAAGGAGGCTATAGACCAGGATCCTTCTCGTGCAGAATTAGAGGAGCCTCGTGTATTTACTAGACCCCTACCGGTTGACGAGACGGATAATGTAACTGAATTGGTATTTGATACTTGGACTACAGTTGATGAAGTTGTgggattagaaattaaaaaaaacgaatCAAATGGTTATGAAGAAAATTCGCCCATCGAAATCACTACTGTTAGCCTTAACCAAGattgttttgatattaatacacCAGCCATAACTAACAATTTT ACCGAGGTAGTGTCGGAAACGACAACCGAACGCAAAACAGTGAAGAAAAAGTCGTCTGCTACCGGTGGTGAGGCGTCTACCACGGTTGTCAAAACCAAAAAGACCAAAAAGTCGAAAAAATCagatgaaaaagaaaatatatctgta AATTTAAATGGCCATTTGacaaatgaaatgaaatataGTCAGTGTGACGATTATATTGTCGAGGAAGATGACTTATCTAACGTATGCGTTCGAGACCTC AAAAAATCTTATTGCGATGAAGCTAATCGAAAGTCTTCCTCCGTTATTATACCAGAGGAGCCTGTACCCGCTTCTATCCCTATAGATGAATTG aAGCGAAATTTTGTTGGTGCCATCAAGAAACAACCATCCGGATGTGAAAACGGAATGATAAACGGTTGTTCG aaatcAAGTTTTGGGAAATTTGATcagttggaaaaaaaaattatccttcAACAGAGATCTCCTACAGAATCTGAAAAAATCGACTCTAAACAA aatggtGTTATACGTCCCGAAGTTAATTCTGTATGTAAATCATGTGAGAAGACTGTGTATGCTATGGAACAAATAAAAGCGGAACGCCAGGTTTGGCACAAGAACTGTTTTCGGTGTACAACATGCAATAAACAGCTAAC ACTCGATATTTATAGTAGCCACGAAGGTATATTGTACTGTAAACCGCATTTCAAGGAGTTATTTAAGCCTAAAGTAGTAGTAGAAGACGAAGAACCAA TTAGACGCAAGAAACCAGAAATGATAATACGTGAAAATCAGCCCTTGGAATTACCACCAGACGTGGTTAGAG caAGTGATAAACCGGATTTGGGCTTAGAAGAATTGAGTTCTTTAAACGTGAAATCCCGTTTTCAAGCTTTTGAAAATGCTACCACCAATGGTAACAGCCATATGGAAAAATCTCCAGTCAGTGTTAAACGTTCACCAAGTATATTGAGTAAATTAGctaa atttcaaTCTAAAGGAATGGATGTAGGAGTTTCCAATGAAGATCTGAATGGCGCATTCTTTGAGCCTTCGTCAAGCAGTGACAGCGAAGATGAAGATCCTGGAAATGATGTGttgaaaaatagtatttctAAAGAAAAACCAATGAGTTTTGACAAAATGGAGTCTGTTAAACGTAACTGGGAAATGCGCCGAGAAGAAATGAAAGAGGAACATAAACaagaaatacaaaacattaggTCTAAATTATTTGCG ggtaAACAAggaaaaatgaaacaaatgtATGAACAAGCTGTGGCTGAAAGTGAACGTACTGGTATTAAAagagatataaatattaacaaatctGACAAAGCCAAAGTAATTAAAGAAAAGTTTGAAAGgggtgaaataataaatgctgAAAATAGTGATGTTGATGAAAACAATGTTAATGGTTCAGTAAATGACGATGAAGATGAAATGAGTGTTTTTGAAgctg gaatCTCCAAAAAGTCTCGAAGTTTGTTCATGGAATTGGATGCTAATGCTGTAAAGACTAAACAAGCTGCACCAATTGTGAATACTAAAAAAGAGTATATTCCTATGAAAAAG ggaGAATCTCCAGAACGTGATATTTACCGCGATCCTAATGTAGTACGCAGTGAAGACCCAATTGATGAGACAGCAGAACTAGTCAAAAGTAATACTACTGCTAAGATGTTGTCCTTATTTAGACAAATGGAAGTTGCCAGACCAGCTGTACCTGAAGGTCTCAAACCACTTAAACGCTTTACTCCTCCACCACCAGACCTTAAAGAATCGGAAACAGAATCGGAGTCTGATGACGATGTGAGTGGTGAAGATGACAGTGATGAAGAAGAGTCTTCGAGTAGTGAAACCAATGGTGATGTTGTAAAATCATCTCTAAAGGTTGAAgatgaatttttgaaaaat TCTCAAAGTGCAGTAATGGCCAAGTCATTAAAAGATAAGTTTGAACATTGGGAACCTGACAAGCATTCTATGAATAATGCTGTTACAATGCTTGATTCTGAACAAGAAAGCATTGAATCAACTAAATCTTTACGTGCTCGTTTTGAATCTCTGAAAGGTGACCGTCCAGCTGATAAGCCAAAACCGAAAGTTAACAGATTCGTG CAAGATCCCGATAGCCACGCAACCGCGCTGTGCGAATCATGCGAGAAGAAAGTCTATCCTCTGGAAAAGGTCGAAATCGAAGGCAGGCCGTTCCACCGTTCATGCTTTAGGTGCACGCAATGTCAGTGCGTTTTGAG AATGGACACGTTCACATGGAATAAAAACCGTCTGTATTGTCTACCACATTTCAAGCGGCTGTTCATATCCAAAGGAAATTACGACGAAGGATTCGGCGATGATCAACACAAAAAGAAATGGGAAAACGGACATATGCAACAGGCCCTCCAAGTTGCCGCTGTCACCGCCGACACGGCaactaattaa
- the LOC114119886 gene encoding uncharacterized protein LOC114119886 isoform X3, with product MAGVNNVSTYDNAPEHSNNIVEQTNKADDSDDKDDSLQNVIDSELSKRFNESETPANRVKYSVDIMLTAESIHSDSVRQSNNMEHVDLKSLKSNEYQVQKDTSELLLLTEKQHTEETSDTGLGSEIVLESEQDIDNDGPLSDTMSSGFEDGITKEAIDQDPSRAELEEPRVFTRPLPVDETDNVTELVFDTWTTVDEVVGLEIKKNESNGYEENSPIEITTVSLNQDCFDINTPAITNNFTEVVSETTTERKTVKKKSSATGGEASTTVVKTKKTKKSKKSDEKENISVNLNGHLTNEMKYSQCDDYIVEEDDLSNVCVRDLKKSYCDEANRKSSSVIIPEEPVPASIPIDELKRNFVGAIKKQPSGCENGMINGCSKSSFGKFDQLEKKIILQQRSPTESEKIDSKQNGVIRPEVNSVCKSCEKTVYAMEQIKAERQVWHKNCFRCTTCNKQLTLDIYSSHEGILYCKPHFKELFKPKVVVEDEEPTSDKPDLGLEELSSLNVKSRFQAFENATTNGNSHMEKSPVSVKRSPSILSKLAKFQSKGMDVGVSNEDLNGAFFEPSSSSDSEDEDPGNDVLKNSISKEKPMSFDKMESVKRNWEMRREEMKEEHKQEIQNIRSKLFAGKQGKMKQMYEQAVAESERTGIKRDININKSDKAKVIKEKFERGEIINAENSDVDENNVNGSVNDDEDEMSVFEAGISKKSRSLFMELDANAVKTKQAAPIVNTKKEYIPMKKVTPVYNRQVSDDVVKCSDRIEDVSVETAEVSSKFKFFETYKPPAVIKKQFRITPPREGQIKGESPERDIYRDPNVVRSEDPIDETAELVKSNTTAKMLSLFRQMEVARPAVPEGLKPLKRFTPPPPDLKESETESESDDDVSGEDDSDEEESSSSETNGDVVKSSLKVEDEFLKNSQSAVMAKSLKDKFEHWEPDKHSMNNAVTMLDSEQESIESTKSLRARFESLKGDRPADKPKPKVNRFVQDPDSHATALCESCEKKVYPLEKVEIEGRPFHRSCFRCTQCQCVLRMDTFTWNKNRLYCLPHFKRLFISKGNYDEGFGDDQHKKKWENGHMQQALQVAAVTADTATN from the exons ATGGCGGGCGTCAATAACGTAAGTACATATGATAATGCACCAGAACATTCCAATAACATAGTTGAGCAAACTAACAAGGCTGATGATTCAGACGACAAAGACGATTCGTTGCAAAATGTCATTGACAGTGAGCTGTCCAAACGTTTTAACGAAAGTGAAACTCCAGCCAATCGTGTTAAATATAGTGTAGACATAATGCTAACAGCAGAATCAATTCATAGTGACAGTGTTAGACAGTCCAATAACATGGAACATGTAGACCTTAAGTCCTTAAAATCAAACGAATACCAAGTTCAAAAAGACACCAGTGAGCTTTTACTGTTAACAGAAAAACAACATACAGAAGAGACAAGTGATACGGGTCTCGGTTCTGAAATCGTTTTAGAATCGGAACAAGATATTGATAATGATGGTCCATTATCTGATACTATGAGTAGCGGATTCGAAGATGGTATTACGAAGGAGGCTATAGACCAGGATCCTTCTCGTGCAGAATTAGAGGAGCCTCGTGTATTTACTAGACCCCTACCGGTTGACGAGACGGATAATGTAACTGAATTGGTATTTGATACTTGGACTACAGTTGATGAAGTTGTgggattagaaattaaaaaaaacgaatCAAATGGTTATGAAGAAAATTCGCCCATCGAAATCACTACTGTTAGCCTTAACCAAGattgttttgatattaatacacCAGCCATAACTAACAATTTT ACCGAGGTAGTGTCGGAAACGACAACCGAACGCAAAACAGTGAAGAAAAAGTCGTCTGCTACCGGTGGTGAGGCGTCTACCACGGTTGTCAAAACCAAAAAGACCAAAAAGTCGAAAAAATCagatgaaaaagaaaatatatctgta AATTTAAATGGCCATTTGacaaatgaaatgaaatataGTCAGTGTGACGATTATATTGTCGAGGAAGATGACTTATCTAACGTATGCGTTCGAGACCTC AAAAAATCTTATTGCGATGAAGCTAATCGAAAGTCTTCCTCCGTTATTATACCAGAGGAGCCTGTACCCGCTTCTATCCCTATAGATGAATTG aAGCGAAATTTTGTTGGTGCCATCAAGAAACAACCATCCGGATGTGAAAACGGAATGATAAACGGTTGTTCG aaatcAAGTTTTGGGAAATTTGATcagttggaaaaaaaaattatccttcAACAGAGATCTCCTACAGAATCTGAAAAAATCGACTCTAAACAA aatggtGTTATACGTCCCGAAGTTAATTCTGTATGTAAATCATGTGAGAAGACTGTGTATGCTATGGAACAAATAAAAGCGGAACGCCAGGTTTGGCACAAGAACTGTTTTCGGTGTACAACATGCAATAAACAGCTAAC ACTCGATATTTATAGTAGCCACGAAGGTATATTGTACTGTAAACCGCATTTCAAGGAGTTATTTAAGCCTAAAGTAGTAGTAGAAGACGAAGAACCAA caAGTGATAAACCGGATTTGGGCTTAGAAGAATTGAGTTCTTTAAACGTGAAATCCCGTTTTCAAGCTTTTGAAAATGCTACCACCAATGGTAACAGCCATATGGAAAAATCTCCAGTCAGTGTTAAACGTTCACCAAGTATATTGAGTAAATTAGctaa atttcaaTCTAAAGGAATGGATGTAGGAGTTTCCAATGAAGATCTGAATGGCGCATTCTTTGAGCCTTCGTCAAGCAGTGACAGCGAAGATGAAGATCCTGGAAATGATGTGttgaaaaatagtatttctAAAGAAAAACCAATGAGTTTTGACAAAATGGAGTCTGTTAAACGTAACTGGGAAATGCGCCGAGAAGAAATGAAAGAGGAACATAAACaagaaatacaaaacattaggTCTAAATTATTTGCG ggtaAACAAggaaaaatgaaacaaatgtATGAACAAGCTGTGGCTGAAAGTGAACGTACTGGTATTAAAagagatataaatattaacaaatctGACAAAGCCAAAGTAATTAAAGAAAAGTTTGAAAGgggtgaaataataaatgctgAAAATAGTGATGTTGATGAAAACAATGTTAATGGTTCAGTAAATGACGATGAAGATGAAATGAGTGTTTTTGAAgctg gaatCTCCAAAAAGTCTCGAAGTTTGTTCATGGAATTGGATGCTAATGCTGTAAAGACTAAACAAGCTGCACCAATTGTGAATACTAAAAAAGAGTATATTCCTATGAAAAAG GTTACACCGGTATACAATCGTCAAGTGTCTGATGATGTGGTCAAATGCAGTGACCGCATCGAGGACGTTTCAGTGGAAACAGCTGAAGTTTcttcaaagtttaaattttttgaaacatacAAGCCTCCTGCTGTCATTAAGAAACAGTTCCGAATTACACCCCCACGAGAAGGCCAAATTAAG ggaGAATCTCCAGAACGTGATATTTACCGCGATCCTAATGTAGTACGCAGTGAAGACCCAATTGATGAGACAGCAGAACTAGTCAAAAGTAATACTACTGCTAAGATGTTGTCCTTATTTAGACAAATGGAAGTTGCCAGACCAGCTGTACCTGAAGGTCTCAAACCACTTAAACGCTTTACTCCTCCACCACCAGACCTTAAAGAATCGGAAACAGAATCGGAGTCTGATGACGATGTGAGTGGTGAAGATGACAGTGATGAAGAAGAGTCTTCGAGTAGTGAAACCAATGGTGATGTTGTAAAATCATCTCTAAAGGTTGAAgatgaatttttgaaaaat TCTCAAAGTGCAGTAATGGCCAAGTCATTAAAAGATAAGTTTGAACATTGGGAACCTGACAAGCATTCTATGAATAATGCTGTTACAATGCTTGATTCTGAACAAGAAAGCATTGAATCAACTAAATCTTTACGTGCTCGTTTTGAATCTCTGAAAGGTGACCGTCCAGCTGATAAGCCAAAACCGAAAGTTAACAGATTCGTG CAAGATCCCGATAGCCACGCAACCGCGCTGTGCGAATCATGCGAGAAGAAAGTCTATCCTCTGGAAAAGGTCGAAATCGAAGGCAGGCCGTTCCACCGTTCATGCTTTAGGTGCACGCAATGTCAGTGCGTTTTGAG AATGGACACGTTCACATGGAATAAAAACCGTCTGTATTGTCTACCACATTTCAAGCGGCTGTTCATATCCAAAGGAAATTACGACGAAGGATTCGGCGATGATCAACACAAAAAGAAATGGGAAAACGGACATATGCAACAGGCCCTCCAAGTTGCCGCTGTCACCGCCGACACGGCaactaattaa